The DNA region AGAAAGATGAATTACTTAATTTGGTTGGCCCCGAGATCACAAAGAAAGTTTTAGATTATTTTGATCAGTCTGTTTTGGAATTTAAAAATGAGGAATGAGCACTAAAGTAAAAATAGCAGTTACGGGTGGATGTGGGTATATCGGAAGTCATGCAATCATTGATCTGTTGAATTCCGGATATGATGTAATTTCAGTTGACTCATTGTTAAATAGTTCGGAATCTGTTTTGGATGGAATTCAAAAAATTACAGGTAAACGTATTATTAATTACAGAATAGACCTGTCTGTTGAAGATTCCTGGCTCGAGTTAGCTTCTAAAGAGAAAAACATTCAGGGAATTATTCATTTTGCTGCATTAAAGGCAGTGGGTGAATCGGTTCAACATCCATTGACTTATTATAAAAACAATGTAGGTGGATTGATAGAAGTTTTAAAATGGATGAAATTTGCAGGCATCCCATATCTAATTTATTCGTCATCATGCACGGTGTACGGTCAAACAAACGATTTACCTGTTACTGAATCAACTGTTTTCGGTGAAGCAACTTCACCTTATGGAAGGACTAAACAAATTGGTGAATGGATGTTACAGGATTTGTTTACTGGTCCTGATCAAAAAGCGATTTCACTTAGGTATTTCAATCCAGCTGGGGCACATGAATCCGCTTTAATTGGAGAAGCACCTACAAATCCGGCATTAAATCTGGTTCCGGTAATTACAGAAACCGCTATTGGAAAGCGTGATCAATTAATAGTTCATGGAACAAATTATGATACACCGGATGGAACTTGTATCCGGGATTATATTCATGTAATGGATTTGGCAAATGCACATACTAAAGCGTTAAATTATTTAATGAATCATTCAGATAGTTTGCCTTTTAATGCATTTAATCTTGGGATTGGGAAAGGTCATAGCGTGCTGGAAATGATCCATTCCTTTGAATTGTTGAGTGGTGTTAAATTAAATTATAAGATTGGCCCAAGAAGACCTGGGGATGCTGAAAGTATTTATGCAGATAACACAAAAGCAATTCAGTTATTGGATTGGAAACCTACAAGAAACCTTGAAATGATTCTTGAATCTGCCTGGAATTGGGAAAAAAACAGAATATCCTGATATTATTTATTATAAAAGTATTTCCTCCAATAGTATCCGGAAAGTAAAACCAATCCTGAAACGAAGCCTATAAATTTCATTTCTTGCTTAAAAATGGAAAATCCAAAACTCGTAAAAAATGTTTCAATATGCATGGATGAAACGGGTATTGGTCTAATTGGAAAGAAAAATCGTTCGTTGTTTACTGGAATAAAAAAACCTAATCCCAATCCTCCATCTGTCATCGCATCTAATAGACCATGACTTAAGGTAATTATAAAAAAGAAAAAACTAATTAAAAAGCGGTCGGTTTTAGTTTCACACTCCTCGTTAAAAAATAGATAACTGACTGCTATTCCCGTGATAAGTGAAAAGAGAATAGAATGTGAAAATCCCCGGTGACCCCACACCGAACCATAACGAATGCCAGCTTCAAACCCAATTACATCCAGATCCGGTATTGTCGAACAAACCATGGCTAAAATTAGACTGAGTAATAATTTGTTATTATAAGGCCTGAATGGGCTCAAACTAAGTGCGAAAATAGCATGTCCGATTGCTGATGGCATTTAATTTTAATTACGAATTTATAATTACGAATTACGAAATAGTACTTTGTGAATAAGACCTACATAAAGTTACATAATAAAATTATAGTAATTATTTATCTCTAACTACAAACAAATCTGAACTTACAGAATCTGCAATCGTTTTTCCTTGACGGGTTAATTGATACCGACCATTAAGGAATTGGATATTTTTTAATTTAAGCTGCTTTTGCAATGCGGATTCCGCATATGTTAAAAACTGAGGAAAATGATCTGCTATATATTCTAAATTAAGCCCTTCTATTCGGCGGAGTTGCAACATGATATACTCGTTATAAAGTTCATTTACATTTAATTTTTCTTGCAAAGAAAAGGATTCATCATTCGCCAGTGCTTTGATGTAAGCATTATTATTTGATACATTCCAGCTTCGATGAGGATGTATATAGGAATGAGCCGAAGGTCCAAATCCTATATAAGAGATCCCTTCCCAATAGGAACTATTGTGTTTTGAGCGAAACCCTGATTTGCTAAAATTTGAAATTTCATAAGCTTCATACTGATTTAATTCACAAAAGTCTAATAAATAATTCATCTGTCGAATCGTTTCTTCATCGGGTGGAATTACTAATTTTTTTTCCTTAACTAAATGAAGCAGTGATGTGCGTTCTTCTAAGGTCAATGAATAGGCTGAAAAATGGGGTATATTATAATTTATAAGTTCATTCAAATTATCTTTCCAACTATTTTGGTCTGTACTTGGCAGCCCATACATAAGATCAATACTTAGATTTTTAAATCCAGCATTCTTAACAATTTCAATAGCATCCCGCGATTGCTCTGATGTATGCGATCTGTTCATCCACTTCAGGTCCTCATCAAAAAACGATTGTATGCCGATGCTTATTCTATTAAAGCCCAGGTTTAATAGACCTGTGGAATAAGCACTTGTAATATCTTCTGGATTAGCTTCTATGCTTATTTCTGCTTCGGGTAATAACTGGTAATTTCCATTTATTGTGTTTAATATTTCATACAGCTCGGATTCAGTAAATAGGGAGGGGGTGCCTCCACCAAAATATAAGGTATTAATTGTATGATTAGGGAGTTCAGAGGCTCTTATTTTTATTTCTTTAAGCAATGCTTGAACTAATTCGTTTCGTGTAGTTAAATTCGTGGAGAAATGAAAACAACAATAGCTGCATTTTCGTTTACAATAAGGAATGTGTATGTATAATCCGGCAGGATTGAGATATGGTTTTTTGGTTACATCCATCCAGATACTAATTTGGTTAATGGTTATCTGTGCTGGTATTGCCATTGGTTTCTCTCAAACAGATCCTATTAACTTGTCGAATCTGAAAGAACCAGATAGCAATACGTTTATTATTGCAAATGTAAAGGATACTCATGAACTTAAATTGAAAATTGAGCATTGGTTATTCAAGCAATTGCAAGATGGTCACTGGCTTGCAAGTCAAGATTCAGTTTTTTTAAACCCTCCAATTCATGCTAAACTTTATAAAGGCTCGCAATATAAAATTACTCTAAATGAATTGGATAGCTTAGAATCGATTGTTGGTTATATTTCAAGCAGTCGTTTTAATCAGATTCAGCCAGCAGATCTTGGAAATTTGATGAATTCATGGGTTCGAAACCAGGCAAAATCAGGTTACCCATTTTGTAAGATAGAGTTGCTGGGAGTAAGTGTTTTGCATGATACCCTCCAGTATCAAATCAATAAAATCCTTGGCCCGAGAATCCAATTTAGGCAAACAGAGCAAAGAAACAAAAAGCCTTTGAGAGATTTTGTTTTAAATCGGTTGACCAGAATTTTTCCAACTTCAATTTATAATCAGGAATTGGTTGAAAACATTCCATTTGTATTTAAGAATATTCCTGCAGTGCATTTGAGTAGTGAGCCACGGGTTTTGTTTTTAGGTGATGAAGGAATCGTATGGCTCTATCTCGATAAGAACAAATTAAATCGATTTGATTTTATATTGGGATTTAGTCCGGAAACAGGTTTGAGCTCCAGGAAATTCAGACTCACCGGGGAAGGAGGTTTTGAATTGCAAAATGCGTTTCGCCTGACAGAACGTATTTTTATGAAGTATGAAAATTTGAATGATCAATCTCCAAGGCTTAATTTGGGATTTGAATTTCCATATTTAAACTATTTGCCCATTGGAGTAAACCAGTTGCTTAATTTATATAAGTATAAAGAGGAGTACTTTGATTTATATAATCAATCAGGAATTAGCTATCCTATTGCATTCAATCAAGGAATCAAAGCAACATTCAATTATCGTACTTCTAGTTTATTAAATCCGGATACTTTGAGTTTACTTAGTACCAAACGCTTGCCGGACCAGTTAGATTACCGGTATTTTTCGGGAGGCTTTGGATATCATTGGATCAGCCTGGATAATATAAACCTTCCGGTTAAGGGATTTCGAATTGGAATGAATCTGCAATATGGTAAAAAGAAGGTTAAGGAAAACAATATTTTATTGACTTATAATTCAGATGCTTTGAATGTGAAGCAGCAATATGATAGTTTAAATATTAATCAGGATCAGGCTATAGTTCAATTAAATTTGGATTACTATTTGAAATTGAGCAGAAGACATACTTTCAAGTTGAGCACAAATCTGCACAGTATTTTAACATCTGGAAATTTGGTGTCGAATGAACTTTTTAGAATTGGAGGCTTTAAAGATTTGCGCGGTTTTGATGAGGATTTTTTTAAATGTTCTGATGATTTAATTCAAACACTTGAATACCGTTTTTTCCTTGATCGGGCAAGTTTTATCAATTTGTTTGTTGATATGGCTTATTTGAATCAATCCATAGGAACTACTTTTGAGTGGACCTACAATATGGGCTTTGGGACGGGTATTCAATTTCAAACTAAAATTGGTAATTTCAGTTTACAATATGCATTGGGACAATCCAGAGATCAGACACTTAGCTTTTCAAATGGAAAAATTCATTTTGGATATTCTAATTTCTTCTAAGTTGACTTATCCAATTTCTAAAAACTTGTTTGATTTTACAGCTCCAATGAGTATTCCAGCTATATAAGTAATAGTGTTCTTCAGTAGCTCCAAAGCTTTGCATAAATTTAGCAATTCCTGGAACCATACTTCCTTCAAAATCAAGGTATAAATCTTTTCCGGAATATGCATGTATCGTATGGTCCAAAATTGCATGCATAGCATCTACAGATCGCCCCTCCGATGTTGAACAAGAATATAAATAGACGATCCGATTATTATATTGAGTAAAAAAGGCCATTGCAATTGGATTTTTATTAATATCCATAACATATTTAATAAATCCATATTGTTTATCAAGGCAAGTTGAAATGATGCTTGATAGTAATTGCGAGTTTTTATAAGCTTTCGGGATTATTTTATTGCTGTTTTTCAGGTAAAATTCTGCAAATTGGAATGCATCAATACTGAAATGGACACTGTGCTTGTTTTTATTCAAACTGTTTTTTAATCCAGAGGTATAATTTTGACGAAGTTGTCTGTATTCAGGGAGTAAGTGAAGTATATAATTGTTTCGTTGTACTTTATAAAATCCAGCCGGTAATAAATTAATGTTTTGAGACCATGATAGAATTCCACATGGAATTTTAGATGCAATTATTTCTAATAATTTATTTTCAAAATTAATTTCATGATTTGTATTAATCGGATCCAATCGTTGAACTCCCGGGGGTAAAAATGCATTGATGCCAATGATACTCTGTTTTACAGGAACCAGAACAATACAGCCATTTTGTTCAAATAAATAGCAATATCTAAGTAAGAGTTTTAAATACCAGGCTTGGTGAACCAGATTTCCATTTTTACTAATTTTCATTGAAACCTGTTCTGGGTACAATTCACTATTTAAAAGATATTGAGAGCTCACCCTGATTGTTTTATCGAAATACTTAATCCGTCACGTAATGCTAAAATTTGTGTTTCCCAAAGTGGAGATTGACGCAAGCGTTTATTAAAAAGATCCAGAATGTTTGTTTCTTCATCTTTTTCCGATTCCAGTACTTTTCCGTACCAAAGTACATTGTCTGCTATTAAAATGGCTCCTGGTTTTAGGGTTTCTTCTAAAATATCAAGAAATTCTAAGTATTTGTTTTTTGCAGCATCCAGGAATACAAGATCCCAGGAATAATTTAAATTTGGAATAAGCTTCAAGGCATCACCATAATGAAAATGAATTTTTGAAAAATACATTGATTTTGAAGCATATGAATTGACGATATGTTTGTAATCTTCAGTGATTTCAATCGTATGCAATTCACCATCTGGTTTTAAACCTTCCGCCAAACACAAAGCGCTGTAGGATGTAAATGTACCAATTTCAAGTATGTATTGAGGGTTACTTAGTTTAGAAATCAAACTGAGTAATCGACCTTGCATTTTTCCGGAAACCATTTGTGGAGCAATGGTTTGTAAATAGGTTTGGCGTTCTAATTCATTCAGAACAGCATCTGGCTGTTGGGTATGACTTTCACAATAAAGCTCAAGATCCCTTTGTTTCATAAATGCAAATTATAAGACAAATAAGGCTATTAACAGGCTTACTATTGGATTAAGCTGATATCACCTGTATAAATTTTAGGCCCATCCACATCTTGAATTTCAATCATATAAATAAAAACACCTGGATTTAATTTTTCCTGTGATCCACTTGTCGTTCCACCCCAGCCATCTTTTTCTGAATTTAACACAAAATTCTCTTTGGAAAATACAAGATTACCCCAGCGATCGTAAATATTAAAAATATTAATTGGGGCATCAGATGGTAATCCTATTGGAT from Saprospiraceae bacterium includes:
- the galE gene encoding UDP-glucose 4-epimerase GalE, yielding MSTKVKIAVTGGCGYIGSHAIIDLLNSGYDVISVDSLLNSSESVLDGIQKITGKRIINYRIDLSVEDSWLELASKEKNIQGIIHFAALKAVGESVQHPLTYYKNNVGGLIEVLKWMKFAGIPYLIYSSSCTVYGQTNDLPVTESTVFGEATSPYGRTKQIGEWMLQDLFTGPDQKAISLRYFNPAGAHESALIGEAPTNPALNLVPVITETAIGKRDQLIVHGTNYDTPDGTCIRDYIHVMDLANAHTKALNYLMNHSDSLPFNAFNLGIGKGHSVLEMIHSFELLSGVKLNYKIGPRRPGDAESIYADNTKAIQLLDWKPTRNLEMILESAWNWEKNRIS
- a CDS encoding O-methyltransferase; the protein is MKQRDLELYCESHTQQPDAVLNELERQTYLQTIAPQMVSGKMQGRLLSLISKLSNPQYILEIGTFTSYSALCLAEGLKPDGELHTIEITEDYKHIVNSYASKSMYFSKIHFHYGDALKLIPNLNYSWDLVFLDAAKNKYLEFLDILEETLKPGAILIADNVLWYGKVLESEKDEETNILDLFNKRLRQSPLWETQILALRDGLSISIKQSG
- a CDS encoding metal-dependent hydrolase, translating into MPSAIGHAIFALSLSPFRPYNNKLLLSLILAMVCSTIPDLDVIGFEAGIRYGSVWGHRGFSHSILFSLITGIAVSYLFFNEECETKTDRFLISFFFFIITLSHGLLDAMTDGGLGLGFFIPVNNERFFFPIRPIPVSSMHIETFFTSFGFSIFKQEMKFIGFVSGLVLLSGYYWRKYFYNK
- the hemW gene encoding radical SAM family heme chaperone HemW, coding for MDVTKKPYLNPAGLYIHIPYCKRKCSYCCFHFSTNLTTRNELVQALLKEIKIRASELPNHTINTLYFGGGTPSLFTESELYEILNTINGNYQLLPEAEISIEANPEDITSAYSTGLLNLGFNRISIGIQSFFDEDLKWMNRSHTSEQSRDAIEIVKNAGFKNLSIDLMYGLPSTDQNSWKDNLNELINYNIPHFSAYSLTLEERTSLLHLVKEKKLVIPPDEETIRQMNYLLDFCELNQYEAYEISNFSKSGFRSKHNSSYWEGISYIGFGPSAHSYIHPHRSWNVSNNNAYIKALANDESFSLQEKLNVNELYNEYIMLQLRRIEGLNLEYIADHFPQFLTYAESALQKQLKLKNIQFLNGRYQLTRQGKTIADSVSSDLFVVRDK